The following are from one region of the Tepidamorphus gemmatus genome:
- the phnX gene encoding phosphonoacetaldehyde hydrolase, with translation MMADGLLKAVIFDWAGTVVDFGSRAPMGAFVEVFRRFGVEISIDEARVPMGLPKWDHIAALGRIPRIAEAWQAAHGRPFATRDVDAIYEAFVPLNAEIVTDFSDLVPGVVETVAELRARGLKIGSTTGYTRDIMERLAPVAAAQGFAPDNLVCAGDLVSGRPGALMMYRTFLDLGVWPAWACVKVDDTEPGILEGLAAGSWTVGVAASGNAMGLSREELEALDNDAYLDRYERAEGMLKRAGAHIVIATVRDLIGAIDEIEGRLRRGERP, from the coding sequence ATGATGGCGGACGGGTTGCTGAAGGCAGTGATCTTCGACTGGGCGGGGACCGTTGTCGACTTCGGGTCACGTGCGCCGATGGGCGCCTTCGTCGAGGTATTCCGCCGCTTCGGCGTCGAGATCTCGATCGACGAGGCCCGGGTGCCGATGGGACTGCCGAAATGGGATCACATCGCCGCGCTCGGACGCATCCCGCGGATCGCGGAGGCCTGGCAGGCGGCGCATGGCCGGCCGTTCGCAACACGCGACGTCGACGCCATCTACGAGGCATTCGTTCCGCTCAACGCGGAGATCGTCACCGATTTCTCCGATCTCGTCCCCGGGGTCGTCGAAACGGTCGCCGAGCTGCGGGCACGCGGCCTCAAGATCGGCTCCACCACCGGCTACACCCGCGACATCATGGAGCGGCTCGCCCCGGTCGCAGCCGCGCAGGGTTTCGCCCCCGACAATCTGGTCTGCGCCGGGGATCTCGTCTCCGGCCGGCCCGGCGCGCTGATGATGTACCGCACCTTCCTCGATCTCGGCGTGTGGCCGGCCTGGGCCTGCGTCAAGGTCGACGACACCGAGCCCGGCATCCTCGAGGGCCTCGCCGCCGGCAGCTGGACCGTCGGGGTCGCCGCCAGCGGCAATGCCATGGGCCTGTCCCGCGAGGAGCTCGAAGCCCTCGACAACGACGCGTATCTCGACCGCTACGAGCGGGCGGAAGGCATGCTGAAGCGTGCCGGCGCCCACATCGTCATCGCAACGGTCAGGGATCTGATCGGAGCGATCGACGAGATCGAGGGTCGGCTGCGCCGCGGCGAGCGCCCCTGA
- a CDS encoding L,D-transpeptidase family protein, producing MSGLNRLAIGIWCLLAVVVAATPAPAQEPPKQVAREIAQIVRDGEVVFGLDVDDERLFQVYAIYHYRDFTPIWVRDDGPKTKGRALLDALMSADLEGLVPSDYQVGRISELMERTDVRSLAELELQLTRAFLDYGRDLSAGRVSPAEVDRDTHLTPVPVDAAILLDGAERADDILPYLASLAPQTPEYDRLRDKLAELRERAEHGGWPTVPAGATLKPGMDDARVPALRAYLAAVGDYKGDPEDTSTLFDAELVEAVKAFQARHGIDVDGAVGPATLAAINTPIEERIETLALNLERRRWMPDDLGERYVFVNLADQFLKVVDGGRTIHDARLVVGKPYSRTPVFSDSIKYVVINPDWTVPASIARNEYLPRLRDAPGSLAAQGFEILAGGQPIDPRSVDWSKVTASDFPYTLRQQPGPNNALGAIKFMFPNPFNVYLHDTPATSLFERSQRTFSHGCMRVENPLDLGAIVLGPQGWTRERIDQVVKSGKKTVVTLEHPLPIHITYLTAWVNKDGSVHFRNDVYGRDQRLREALDRSRLAPGF from the coding sequence ATGTCGGGTCTGAACAGGCTTGCGATCGGAATCTGGTGTCTGCTGGCGGTGGTGGTGGCCGCAACGCCGGCGCCCGCGCAGGAACCGCCCAAGCAGGTTGCCCGCGAGATCGCCCAGATCGTCCGGGACGGCGAGGTGGTGTTCGGGCTCGACGTCGACGACGAGCGGCTGTTCCAGGTCTACGCCATCTATCACTACCGCGACTTCACACCGATCTGGGTGCGCGACGACGGGCCCAAGACCAAGGGGCGCGCGCTGCTCGACGCGCTGATGTCGGCTGATCTGGAGGGGCTGGTGCCGAGCGACTACCAGGTCGGCCGCATCTCCGAGCTGATGGAGCGCACCGACGTGCGCAGCCTGGCCGAGCTCGAATTGCAGCTCACGCGCGCCTTTCTCGATTACGGTCGCGATCTGAGCGCCGGTCGGGTCTCGCCCGCCGAGGTCGACCGCGACACCCATTTGACGCCGGTTCCGGTCGATGCCGCCATACTGCTCGACGGGGCGGAGCGAGCCGACGATATCCTGCCTTACCTCGCCTCGCTTGCACCGCAGACACCGGAATATGACCGGCTGCGCGACAAGCTTGCCGAACTGCGCGAACGCGCCGAGCACGGCGGCTGGCCGACGGTGCCTGCCGGCGCGACGCTGAAGCCCGGCATGGACGATGCGCGGGTTCCTGCCCTGCGGGCCTATCTCGCCGCGGTCGGCGACTACAAGGGCGATCCGGAGGATACCTCAACCCTGTTCGACGCGGAGCTCGTCGAGGCGGTGAAGGCCTTCCAGGCGCGCCACGGCATCGATGTCGACGGTGCGGTCGGGCCGGCGACGCTGGCGGCAATCAACACGCCGATCGAGGAGCGGATCGAGACTCTGGCGCTCAATCTGGAGCGCCGCCGCTGGATGCCGGACGATCTCGGGGAACGGTACGTCTTCGTCAACCTCGCCGATCAGTTCCTCAAGGTGGTGGATGGCGGCAGGACGATCCACGACGCGCGGCTGGTGGTGGGCAAGCCCTATTCGCGCACGCCGGTGTTCTCGGACTCCATCAAGTACGTCGTCATCAATCCGGACTGGACGGTTCCCGCCTCGATCGCCCGCAACGAATACCTGCCCCGACTGCGGGACGCACCCGGCTCGCTCGCCGCGCAGGGCTTCGAGATTCTGGCCGGCGGTCAGCCGATCGATCCGCGTTCGGTCGACTGGTCGAAGGTGACCGCGTCGGATTTTCCCTACACGCTGCGCCAGCAGCCGGGACCGAACAATGCGCTCGGCGCCATCAAGTTCATGTTCCCAAACCCGTTCAATGTCTATCTGCACGACACGCCTGCGACGTCGCTGTTCGAGCGCTCCCAGCGCACCTTCAGCCACGGCTGCATGCGGGTGGAGAACCCGCTCGACCTCGGCGCCATCGTGCTCGGCCCGCAGGGCTGGACGCGCGAGCGCATCGACCAGGTGGTCAAGTCGGGCAAGAAGACCGTAGTGACGCTCGAGCACCCCTTGCCGATCCACATCACCTATCTCACCGCCTGGGTGAACAAGGATGGCTCGGTGCATTTCCGCAACGACGTCTACGGTCGCGACCAGCGCCTGCGCGAGGCGCTCGATCGCAGCCGGCTGGCGCCGGGCTTCTGA